The following DNA comes from Gordonia zhaorongruii.
GCCCGCATCCGCGGTCGCTTCGTCGACGATCACCACGTCCGGATCGAGCAGGTCGATGCGCGCCAAGGCGAGTTGCTGCGCCGACATCGCGTCGAGCTGGTGCCCGTGTCCGCCGACCGGCGTGTCGAGCACCCGGTCCAACCGGCGCACCCACGCCGCAGCACCGACCTTCTCCAAGGCCGCCCACACCCGGTCGTCGCCTGCGTCCGGACAGGCGAGCAGCAGATCGTCGCGCAGTGTTCCGGAGAAGACGTGCACCTCTTGCGTGAGCAAGGCGATGCGCCGGGCTCGCACAACCTGACCGAGGTCGGTCACCGGGCGGCCGCCGATCCGAACACTTCCCTCATCTGGCTGGTGGATACCGGCGAGGAGTGCCGCGAGAGTGCTCTTCCCGGCGCCGGAGGCTCCGACCAGTGCGACGTGCTCCCCGGGGCGGACGGCGACCGATACCGAGTGCAGTATGCGGTGGTCGGGTGAATAGCCGAAGCCGACCTGCTCCGCGACCAGGCCGGAACCATCGTCGGGTCCCGACTCGATCACCGGCCGCTCGGCGCCCGCACGGATGGTCTCGTCCGCCTCGTCGATGACGCCCACGATGCGACCGAGAGCCGCGGCGCCGGATTGGAGCGCATCGAGCACGAACATGAGGCGCCCGATCGGATCGAACAAGGCGAGGAAGTACAGCATGGCCGCAGTGGTTCCGCCGACCGACACTTGACCGTCGCCGACCAGGACGAATCCGACGACGAGGATCACCGCCATACCGACGAATTCAGCGAGGTTGAGCCGCCCGGCCAGCCGCGCGTTGAGCACGCTCGCGCGCATCGACCACCGGACCACGCTCCACGAGTGCCGGTCGATCCGTGTACTCAGTCGGCCGCCGAGATCGAACGCGCGCACAGTGGGAAGTCCCTGCACCGGTCCGAGGACGTGATGCGCGCGTTCGGCCGCCGCCGCACGCTCCGCGGCATAGATCCCCGGCGCTGTCCGCAGGTACATTCGCGCGGACACCACGTAGATCGGGATGGTCGCCGCTGCGACGAGCAGGAACCGCCGGTCCAGCGCCCCCAGTCCGATGGTGGTCACCACGACGCCTGCGAGAGCCAGCAGCACCGGGGGCAACGACTTCCCGATCGCCTCGCTCACCTTGTCGACATCGTCGGTGGCACGGGAGATCACGTCCCCGCTGCCGACCGCCTCCGTCCGCGCCATGGGCAGTCCCAGGACCGTCGAGAGCATCGACTCCCGCAGCGTCGCCAGAACCGATTCGAACACCGATGCGGTGGTCGCGATTCCGATTCCAGCGCAGACGGCGCACAAGATGGCGGCGGTCGCCATGAGGCCTCCGCGTACTGCGACATCGGAGTAGTCCCCACCGTCGGCGACCACGTCGACGATCGAGCCGAGGAGTCGTGGGATCACGAGTCCGAACGCGCCAGATGCGGTCATCGCCATTGCGATCACGGCGAGTCGGGTCCGGTGCGGGCGAAGTTCTGCGATCAGCCGGGCGGCGGTGCGGCGCCGGTCTGCGACGGGCAGCGTCATCCTGGGGCCCCGTCTCCCGTCGCAGGCCGTCCGGCGACGGCGCCGTGCCGATCTGACTCGATCCGAATAACGGTGTCCGCCACCGCCAGCCACGCGGGCGACCGCGAGAGGACGACGGTCGCGGCGCCTGCGCGCGCACGTCGCACCCGCTCGGCCACCGTCGCCTCGGTGACCGAGTCCACCGCGGTCGTCGGGTCGGTGAGCACCAGGAACGACGAGTCCGCGGCGAGCGCGCGCGCCAGTCCGACGCGCTGCCGCTGACCGCCCGACAGCATGCGGCCCGCCTCACCCACCGGAGTGTCCAATCCGTTGACCAGCGCCTCGGCCACATCGTCGCAGGCAGCTGCGAAAACAGCCCGGGTGCAGCGCTCGTCGCTGTGAGGTGAGTCCGAATCGGAGGCGGCGGCGATATTCTCGAGAACCGTCCCCTCGAACAGATGTGGGGAGTGGGGTACGACGCGCACGGCTGCACGGACCACTCGCTGATCGAGAGCGAACAGATCGACCCCGCCGACCCGCACCAGAGTGTCACCCGGCGGCGTGTCCCGGGACAGGAGTCCGGTCAGCATCGAACCCGTGGTCCGATCCGCAGCGATCACGGTCAGCCCGCGCGACGCGATCCGCACGTCGGGCACGGCCGGCTCGAGTCCGGTGATCGCCAGATCCCCGGTCCGCGGGCGCTCATCGCCCGTCTCGACGACCGGCCGAGCCTGCAGCACTGCCAGGATCCGGGTCGCACTCGCCACCGCCGCGTTCCACACGATGCCGACGTTGGTACCGATCGCGTTGAGCGGGCCCATGACGAACTGCGTCAGTCCGACGACGGTGATGAGCTCCCCCACGGTCAGAGCTCCGGACACCGCCGATGCACCGGCTGCTACGCCGATCACCACGACGAACAGTGACGACACGGTCTGCAGCACCGCGACGTAGACGCCTTCCGTGCGCATCGCGGCGATCGCCGAATCCCGTGCGCGGCCGCTCGCGCCGCGGTACCGCCTCCCCGCTTCGTTCTCCGCGCCGATCCCCTTCAGCACCCGCAATCCGGACACCAGGTCGGCAGCCGTGCCTGCGGCCTGCCCGATGTTCTCCTGCTGGCGTTCGGTACGCCGGCGCAACGGAGCGCCGGCTCGGTCGAGTATCCAGAACATAACCGGCGCACCGATGAGCACGGTCAGGCCCAATGGCCAGGAGATCCACAGCAGGACGACGCCCGCGACCAGAACGGCGAACATCTCCCCGACCGGCAGCACGGCCAGCAGCACCGCCCGGGAGAGCCGCGACACGTCCGAGGTCGCGATGCTCAACGCGGTGCCGGGCAGCCGGGACGGCCCGTCGACGGCGACCGGCTCGAGCATTCGATCGGTGACCCGCATCCGGAACTGGTGCTCGATCACCTGAACCGCGTAGGCCACCATGCGCTCGCCGAACCGCCAGGTGACCGACAGCAGGAGGAAGTCTGCGGCGAGGATGGCGAGCCAGAAGATCAGGGCGGACCGGTCCTGCGGGACGATGGCCAGGTCGATGGCCCGGCCCATCACGAATGGCACCATCGCCTCACCCACGAAGTGGCCGATCATCAGGATCATTCCAGGCAGCGTGTACCGGTTGGCTCCCCACACCGTCCTGAACACGAGGGCGCGTGGAGTGGTCGAGGCGTCCACCCGCACCGGTTCTCCGCGTTCCGCCGGCCGGTCACCGGCAAGGAATCCGTCCCCGGACCACAGACGTTCCGCTGATCGGAATCGAACCATGTACCGGTGTCCTTCGTTTGGTCTGATGTCGGGGCCGCGGCGATACGGTCCCTCGTCAGGCTAGTCGGCTAGCGCGGCGCTTCGGCCGACTGCATGGACCGCATCCGTCGTCGCAGTGGTACCGCTGCCGAGCGGGAGCGCCCTATAGCGGGTTGCCGACCGTCAGCGGTACCACTGCGACGGCCAATGCCGATTGCCTGCGTCGCGTGCACGCCGACCGGCGCACGGTGATCCGACTCGTCTGTGATTTGAGTGCGATCAGGTGGCAGGTGACCGGCCCCGACCTCGAGTCGGCCCGACCAGTGCTCTCGCTCACCGGTCCGGTGGAGCCAGTTCCGGCCCGTCGAATGCGCCGAGGGTCACGAAGTCGTCGACCGCCGCTCGCTTCAGTTTCGTCAACTGCTTCACCGGTCGCCCGATCGGCACCACCGCCGCAACGGCGTGGTCTGCCGGGATACTGAGCAGTCCCCGTACAGCGTCCTCCTCTACAACGGCCATGGTCGTGACCGTTCCGCCGAATCCCTGTGACCGGGCCACGGTCAGAATGTTCCACACGAGGGGGTAGATCGATCCGCCGCTGACCACGCCGACCCGGTCCAGATTCTGGTCCATCGCCGCTACCGCGCCGAGATCGACGGAGACGACGAGCAGCACCGGCGCTGCAGCCAGCGGGGCGACGAATGCATCCACTCCGGGAACCGACTCCAGAGCATCGGCGGTGACGGCAGACGGTTCGATCGGATTCCACGGGCTCTCCCCCGCTGCGCGCTGCGCCAGGTAGCGGCGCGCACCGGTCTTGCTCAGATCCGCGATCGCACGCTTGACCTCGTCGTCACGCACGACGGTGACGTGCGCGCCCTGTCGATTGCCGCCGCTGGGAGCGAAACGCGCCACGTCGAGAATCTGCCACAGCGCCTCGTCGGACACCGGATCGTCGGTGAACTGCCGTGCCGCGAAGGTTGTCCGGATGACGTCATCGAATTCCATCGCTGCTCCCTGTTACCTGGGCGGCGCCGGCGCGGGCCCGCTGTTCGATCATCGCACGCTCGACGAGGCGAGCAGGCGAGGAGAATCGGGAGATACGGCCGACACAAGGGCGGTCCCGTGGTCGGTGTCCGAAGGCACCGACCGGCGCCCCCGAGGCTATGAACTGGATCGACGCGCATCTGCGCAACGTTCCGGCGCCAAACGCATATCCTCGCTGATTTTCGCGGGTGTGCCTTATCGGCGATGATATCTGCATGACCACGCGAACCGGCACTGCTCCCGTCGGAGAGATCGGACTG
Coding sequences within:
- a CDS encoding nitroreductase family protein, translating into MEFDDVIRTTFAARQFTDDPVSDEALWQILDVARFAPSGGNRQGAHVTVVRDDEVKRAIADLSKTGARRYLAQRAAGESPWNPIEPSAVTADALESVPGVDAFVAPLAAAPVLLVVSVDLGAVAAMDQNLDRVGVVSGGSIYPLVWNILTVARSQGFGGTVTTMAVVEEDAVRGLLSIPADHAVAAVVPIGRPVKQLTKLKRAAVDDFVTLGAFDGPELAPPDR
- a CDS encoding ABC transporter transmembrane domain-containing protein — protein: MVRFRSAERLWSGDGFLAGDRPAERGEPVRVDASTTPRALVFRTVWGANRYTLPGMILMIGHFVGEAMVPFVMGRAIDLAIVPQDRSALIFWLAILAADFLLLSVTWRFGERMVAYAVQVIEHQFRMRVTDRMLEPVAVDGPSRLPGTALSIATSDVSRLSRAVLLAVLPVGEMFAVLVAGVVLLWISWPLGLTVLIGAPVMFWILDRAGAPLRRRTERQQENIGQAAGTAADLVSGLRVLKGIGAENEAGRRYRGASGRARDSAIAAMRTEGVYVAVLQTVSSLFVVVIGVAAGASAVSGALTVGELITVVGLTQFVMGPLNAIGTNVGIVWNAAVASATRILAVLQARPVVETGDERPRTGDLAITGLEPAVPDVRIASRGLTVIAADRTTGSMLTGLLSRDTPPGDTLVRVGGVDLFALDQRVVRAAVRVVPHSPHLFEGTVLENIAAASDSDSPHSDERCTRAVFAAACDDVAEALVNGLDTPVGEAGRMLSGGQRQRVGLARALAADSSFLVLTDPTTAVDSVTEATVAERVRRARAGAATVVLSRSPAWLAVADTVIRIESDRHGAVAGRPATGDGAPG
- a CDS encoding ABC transporter ATP-binding protein; the encoded protein is MTLPVADRRRTAARLIAELRPHRTRLAVIAMAMTASGAFGLVIPRLLGSIVDVVADGGDYSDVAVRGGLMATAAILCAVCAGIGIATTASVFESVLATLRESMLSTVLGLPMARTEAVGSGDVISRATDDVDKVSEAIGKSLPPVLLALAGVVVTTIGLGALDRRFLLVAAATIPIYVVSARMYLRTAPGIYAAERAAAAERAHHVLGPVQGLPTVRAFDLGGRLSTRIDRHSWSVVRWSMRASVLNARLAGRLNLAEFVGMAVILVVGFVLVGDGQVSVGGTTAAMLYFLALFDPIGRLMFVLDALQSGAAALGRIVGVIDEADETIRAGAERPVIESGPDDGSGLVAEQVGFGYSPDHRILHSVSVAVRPGEHVALVGASGAGKSTLAALLAGIHQPDEGSVRIGGRPVTDLGQVVRARRIALLTQEVHVFSGTLRDDLLLACPDAGDDRVWAALEKVGAAAWVRRLDRVLDTPVGGHGHQLDAMSAQQLALARIDLLDPDVVIVDEATADAGSAGAGALEEAASAVLAGRSALIIAHRLSQAAAADRIVHLERGRVIESGSHDELVSAGGRYAMIWESWSRGRA